In one Vibrio sp. CB1-14 genomic region, the following are encoded:
- a CDS encoding LysR family transcriptional regulator — protein sequence MINTTWLNTFKTLVEIGHFTQTAEKLFMTQPGVSQHIKKLETSLKAELITREGKTFELTEQGRLVYDYACDLAKREVSLFEKLKYDDPESGSLSFSASGAISTALYPKLLHLQTQYPSLRVNIEAAPNRRVIESVANGSIDSGIVTAVPQHPDLSAEHLGELELCLIGSKSSVSKFSPREALEQLGVIDHPDAQYYLQKLIDQSGLAELEGAEWQDFRKVSYINQHSQILQPVAMGIGVTVLPKVAIEYSEYKDKVDVWQTAELVSEPLYFVQKKRKRLAARYSFLLDVIKETEFS from the coding sequence ATGATTAACACAACTTGGCTTAACACGTTTAAAACTCTAGTAGAGATTGGTCACTTTACCCAAACGGCCGAAAAGCTATTTATGACTCAACCAGGTGTTAGCCAGCACATCAAAAAGCTTGAAACTAGTCTCAAAGCCGAGTTAATCACTCGGGAAGGGAAAACCTTTGAGCTAACCGAGCAAGGCCGGCTGGTGTACGACTATGCGTGTGATTTAGCTAAGCGAGAGGTTTCACTATTTGAAAAGCTCAAATACGATGATCCTGAATCAGGGAGTCTCAGCTTTTCAGCTTCTGGTGCGATAAGCACGGCGCTTTATCCAAAACTTCTTCATCTTCAGACTCAATACCCAAGCTTGAGAGTGAACATCGAAGCCGCTCCTAATCGACGCGTCATAGAAAGTGTCGCCAACGGCAGCATAGACTCTGGCATTGTTACTGCCGTACCACAGCACCCTGATCTCTCCGCAGAGCACTTAGGAGAACTGGAATTGTGTCTGATTGGTTCAAAGTCTTCAGTCTCGAAATTCAGCCCACGAGAGGCATTAGAGCAGTTAGGTGTTATCGACCACCCTGATGCTCAGTACTATTTGCAAAAGTTAATTGATCAAAGTGGACTTGCAGAATTAGAAGGTGCCGAATGGCAAGACTTTCGAAAAGTTAGCTATATCAATCAGCACAGTCAGATCTTGCAACCTGTCGCAATGGGAATTGGCGTCACCGTATTGCCCAAGGTCGCTATCGAATATTCAGAGTATAAAGATAAGGTGGATGTCTGGCAGACAGCGGAGCTCGTGAGTGAGCCCCTATACTTTGTGCAGAAGAAACGTAAACGGCTAGCCGCGCGATATTCATTTCTGCTTGATGTCATTAAAGAGACGGAGTTTTCCTAA
- a CDS encoding diguanylate cyclase domain-containing protein, which translates to MMLKSIINKIPINVAKLTLVLLTSLVLMVNLFTIDRINSINADLSDRKNEATWFVLQLVKEYSNLITQVSITPYDNAKVNLAYDLTWSRFDIILNSKESSRFIAQANYRSFFEQHFNKFKNLEKSLQLTAKLPDLRLPLLKRIQLNFDQIIRFINDKFRIENPIAEQYRSELDKLLTLQKTSSITLVVLVTFISYVFWLDASLRKKIQRNDALTGTLNRASLNEDIKHHSSWKSYELLSIRVHNVLEVNQRYGIDYGDIIIKATARRIMSIFDSDYRVYRYSGAQFIILHRKSNKSSGNNHLRELKNALSQPVDLSDMTLVLDVSVIYDPDLENDHLLERLTQLSRRPLETDLI; encoded by the coding sequence ATGATGCTCAAGTCAATCATTAACAAAATACCCATAAATGTTGCCAAGCTTACTCTTGTCTTACTTACGTCGCTGGTACTCATGGTCAACCTATTCACTATCGACCGCATTAACAGCATTAATGCTGATCTATCGGATCGCAAAAATGAAGCAACCTGGTTTGTTCTACAATTGGTAAAAGAGTATTCGAATCTCATTACTCAAGTCAGCATCACTCCCTATGACAACGCTAAGGTAAACCTGGCGTACGATCTAACGTGGAGCCGGTTTGATATTATTTTGAATAGCAAAGAATCCTCCCGATTTATTGCTCAAGCCAACTATCGGTCTTTTTTTGAACAGCATTTTAATAAGTTCAAAAATTTAGAAAAATCGCTTCAACTTACCGCAAAACTACCAGACTTGAGGCTACCTTTACTAAAAAGGATTCAATTAAATTTCGACCAAATCATCCGTTTTATCAATGATAAGTTTCGAATAGAAAACCCGATTGCCGAGCAGTATCGCAGCGAATTAGACAAATTACTGACATTGCAAAAAACGAGCTCTATCACACTCGTGGTGCTGGTGACGTTTATTTCATACGTGTTTTGGCTTGATGCAAGCCTACGAAAGAAAATTCAGCGTAACGATGCGCTAACAGGCACGCTCAATAGAGCGTCGCTAAACGAAGACATTAAACACCACTCTTCGTGGAAAAGCTACGAATTGCTGTCAATCCGTGTGCATAATGTACTTGAGGTCAATCAGCGCTATGGTATTGATTACGGCGACATCATCATTAAAGCGACCGCCAGACGAATCATGTCTATCTTTGATTCAGACTACCGTGTTTACCGCTATAGTGGCGCCCAATTTATTATTCTGCACAGAAAAAGTAATAAATCTAGCGGTAATAACCACCTTAGAGAATTAAAGAATGCGCTCTCTCAACCCGTTGATTTGTCTGATATGACATTAGTATTGGATGTCAGTGTGATCTATGACCCCGATTTGGAAAATGACCACCTATTAGAACGTTTAACACAGCTATCAAGAAGACCGTTAGAAACAGACTTGATCTGA
- the tal gene encoding transaldolase, translating into MSNKLEQLRKLTTVVADTGDIEAIRKYQPQDATTNPSLILKAAQIEEYAPLIDQAIEYAKSQSDNKAQQVQDTCDMLAVNIGKEILKTIPGRISTEVDARLSYDMEGSVAKARQLMKMYNDAGIANDRILIKLASTWEGIRAAEILEKEGINCNLTLLFSFAQARACAEAGVFLISPFVGRIMDWYKAKEGRDFEASEDPGVISVAGIYNYYKDHGYNTVVMGASFRNTGEILELAGCDRLTISPQLLAELEEAQGEVVEKLVDSKGSKERPAAMTHAEFLWEHNQDPMAVEKLAEGIRNFAIDQGKLEAMIEAKL; encoded by the coding sequence ATGAGCAATAAATTAGAGCAACTTCGCAAACTAACTACTGTTGTTGCAGACACTGGCGATATCGAAGCGATTCGCAAGTACCAACCACAAGACGCAACGACAAACCCTTCTCTGATTTTAAAAGCGGCGCAGATTGAAGAATACGCACCTCTTATCGACCAAGCTATCGAGTACGCGAAATCTCAAAGCGACAACAAAGCACAGCAAGTACAAGACACTTGCGACATGCTAGCGGTTAACATCGGTAAAGAAATTCTTAAAACTATCCCAGGTCGTATCTCAACGGAAGTTGATGCTCGTCTTTCTTACGATATGGAAGGCAGCGTAGCGAAAGCACGTCAGCTAATGAAAATGTACAACGATGCAGGTATCGCAAACGACCGCATCCTTATCAAGCTGGCTTCTACTTGGGAAGGCATCCGCGCTGCAGAGATCTTGGAAAAAGAAGGCATCAACTGTAACCTAACGCTTCTATTCTCATTTGCTCAAGCTCGTGCATGTGCTGAAGCTGGCGTTTTCCTTATCTCTCCTTTCGTTGGCCGCATCATGGACTGGTATAAAGCGAAAGAAGGTCGTGACTTCGAAGCATCAGAAGATCCAGGCGTGATCTCTGTAGCGGGTATCTACAACTACTACAAAGACCATGGCTACAACACTGTAGTAATGGGTGCGAGCTTCCGTAACACAGGTGAAATCCTAGAGCTTGCTGGTTGTGACCGTCTAACTATCAGCCCACAACTGCTTGCTGAGCTAGAAGAAGCACAAGGCGAAGTAGTAGAGAAGCTTGTCGACTCTAAAGGCTCAAAAGAGCGTCCTGCTGCAATGACTCACGCTGAGTTCCTATGGGAGCACAACCAAGACCCAATGGCGGTAGAGAAGCTAGCAGAAGGCATCCGTAACTTCGCTATCGACCAAGGTAAACTTGAGGCGATGATTGAAGCTAAGCTTTAA
- a CDS encoding sulfurtransferase — protein sequence MTNTLVSPQWLHSQLAANPNTIILDASIEFQIPLEPQKDKSGVIPGAQRFDYDTVFCDPDATLPHMMPTAERFNALASDLGIQSSSAIVVYDNSGTFASPRAWWMLKSLGIEKVYVLSGGLPAWKESGYEVDSDYSTPQPAELSQSLDSHYFLSAEQVLDHAQKRNARIVDARSLARFKGETPEPREGVRSGHIPSAVCLPFAELMEGGTLKPQEELAPLFASISGSKREHLVFSCGSGVTACILALGAYICGYTNLSVYDGSWTEWGQRTDLPLEV from the coding sequence ATGACCAACACTCTCGTCTCTCCCCAATGGCTTCACTCACAACTTGCCGCCAACCCTAACACCATCATTCTTGATGCTAGTATTGAATTTCAAATTCCTCTAGAGCCGCAAAAGGACAAAAGCGGCGTGATACCAGGGGCACAGCGCTTTGACTATGATACGGTATTTTGCGACCCAGACGCCACGCTCCCACACATGATGCCAACGGCTGAGCGTTTTAATGCTCTTGCGTCTGATCTAGGAATACAGTCCTCTAGCGCCATCGTCGTGTATGACAACTCCGGGACGTTTGCATCACCACGTGCTTGGTGGATGTTAAAGTCATTAGGTATTGAGAAGGTGTACGTTCTTTCTGGCGGCCTTCCGGCATGGAAAGAGTCTGGGTACGAAGTAGATAGTGACTATTCAACACCACAGCCTGCCGAGCTGTCTCAATCACTCGACAGCCACTATTTTTTATCGGCAGAGCAAGTATTAGATCACGCGCAAAAGCGCAATGCTCGCATCGTCGATGCTCGCTCTTTGGCTCGTTTTAAGGGAGAAACTCCAGAGCCTAGAGAAGGCGTACGCAGCGGCCACATTCCTAGCGCAGTCTGTTTGCCATTTGCCGAACTTATGGAAGGCGGTACATTAAAGCCTCAGGAAGAGTTAGCACCTCTGTTTGCATCCATCAGTGGCAGTAAACGCGAGCATTTAGTGTTCAGTTGTGGCTCAGGTGTAACGGCATGCATTCTAGCTCTTGGTGCTTATATTTGTGGGTACACCAACTTGTCAGTCTATGATGGCTCGTGGACGGAATGGGGACAAAGAACCGACTTACCGTTAGAGGTGTAA
- the tkt gene encoding transketolase → MDRKHLANAIRALSMDGVQQANSGHPGAPMGMADIAEVLWRSHLNHNPSNPEWADRDRFVLSNGHGSMLIYSLLHLTGYALPIEELKNFRQLHSKTPGHPEYGYAPGIETTTGPLGQGITNAVGMALAEKTLAAQFNKDGHDIVDHYTYAFMGDGCLMEGISHEACSLAGTLGLGKLIAFWDDNGISIDGEVEGWFSDDTPKRFEAYGWHVIPAVDGHDSDAINAAIEAAKADPRPTLICTKTIIGFGSPNKSGSHDCHGAPLGADEIAATRKELGWEYGPFEIPTDIYAQWDAKEAGATKEAAWNEKFAAYEAAYPELASEFKRRVNGELPAEWDEKATQIIADLQANPANIASRKASQNALEAFGAMLPEFLGGSADLAPSNLTMWSGSKSLTAEDASGNYIHYGVREFGMTAIMNGIALHGGFVPYGATFLMFMEYARNAMRMAALMKVQNIQVYTHDSIGLGEDGPTHQPVEQIASLRLTPNMSTWRPCDQVESAVAWKFAIERKDGPTSLIFSRQNLAQQERDAQQVADIAKGAYVLKDCEGTPELILIATGSEVELAVNAAAELSAEGKKVRVVSMPATDLFDKQDETYRESVLPSSVTARVAIEAGIADFWYKYVGFGGKIVGMTTFGESAPAGELFKMFGFTTENVVSTAKTVLK, encoded by the coding sequence ATGGATCGTAAACATCTCGCTAATGCTATCCGTGCTCTAAGCATGGACGGCGTTCAACAAGCTAACTCTGGTCACCCTGGCGCGCCTATGGGCATGGCTGACATCGCTGAAGTACTTTGGCGTTCACACCTAAACCATAACCCATCAAACCCAGAGTGGGCTGACCGCGACCGTTTCGTGCTTTCAAACGGCCATGGTTCTATGCTGATCTACTCGTTGCTTCATCTGACAGGCTATGCACTACCGATCGAAGAGCTAAAGAACTTCCGTCAGCTGCACTCGAAAACACCGGGTCACCCAGAATACGGTTACGCACCTGGTATCGAAACAACGACCGGCCCTCTTGGTCAAGGCATCACAAACGCTGTAGGTATGGCGCTGGCGGAGAAAACACTAGCGGCTCAGTTCAACAAAGACGGCCACGACATCGTCGACCACTATACCTATGCATTCATGGGTGATGGCTGTTTGATGGAAGGGATCTCTCACGAAGCATGTTCTCTTGCCGGTACACTAGGCCTTGGCAAGCTCATCGCGTTCTGGGATGACAACGGCATCTCTATCGATGGTGAAGTGGAAGGTTGGTTCTCAGACGATACACCTAAACGTTTTGAAGCATACGGCTGGCATGTTATTCCAGCAGTAGATGGTCACGATTCTGATGCTATCAATGCAGCGATTGAAGCTGCTAAAGCAGATCCACGCCCCACTCTTATCTGTACAAAAACCATCATCGGTTTTGGTTCACCAAACAAATCAGGTTCACACGACTGTCACGGTGCACCGCTAGGCGCTGACGAAATTGCAGCAACACGTAAAGAGCTTGGCTGGGAGTACGGTCCTTTTGAAATTCCAACGGACATCTATGCGCAGTGGGATGCGAAAGAAGCGGGCGCAACTAAAGAAGCTGCGTGGAACGAGAAATTTGCAGCGTATGAAGCAGCCTACCCAGAGTTGGCATCTGAATTCAAACGCCGTGTAAATGGCGAACTACCCGCTGAGTGGGACGAAAAAGCAACACAAATCATTGCTGACCTTCAAGCAAACCCTGCGAACATTGCATCTCGTAAAGCGTCTCAAAACGCACTAGAAGCGTTTGGCGCAATGCTGCCAGAGTTCCTTGGTGGCTCTGCTGACCTTGCTCCGTCTAACCTAACCATGTGGTCTGGTTCTAAGTCTCTCACTGCTGAAGACGCATCTGGTAACTACATCCACTATGGTGTTCGTGAGTTCGGTATGACGGCTATCATGAACGGTATTGCGTTGCACGGTGGCTTTGTACCTTACGGTGCAACCTTCCTAATGTTCATGGAATATGCGCGTAATGCAATGCGTATGGCAGCGCTAATGAAAGTGCAAAACATCCAGGTTTACACTCACGACTCTATCGGTCTGGGTGAAGATGGTCCAACGCACCAACCTGTTGAGCAAATCGCATCACTTCGCCTAACGCCAAACATGAGCACATGGCGTCCATGTGACCAAGTTGAGTCAGCAGTAGCATGGAAATTTGCAATTGAGCGTAAAGACGGTCCTACGTCGCTTATTTTCTCTCGCCAAAACCTAGCGCAACAAGAGCGTGACGCACAGCAAGTGGCTGACATCGCAAAAGGTGCTTACGTGCTGAAAGATTGTGAAGGGACCCCTGAGCTAATTCTTATCGCAACAGGTTCTGAGGTTGAGCTAGCGGTTAACGCGGCAGCTGAGCTTTCTGCAGAAGGCAAGAAAGTACGCGTGGTCTCTATGCCAGCAACGGATTTGTTCGACAAGCAAGACGAAACATACCGTGAGTCTGTACTGCCTTCGAGCGTGACTGCACGTGTTGCAATTGAAGCGGGTATTGCCGATTTCTGGTACAAGTACGTTGGCTTTGGTGGCAAGATCGTTGGTATGACTACCTTTGGTGAGTCTGCGCCTGCAGGTGAACTCTTTAAGATGTTTGGCTTCACTACCGAAAATGTCGTGAGCACCGCGAAAACAGTTCTCAAATAA
- a CDS encoding sugar-binding transcriptional regulator, translating to MKNDNNETSNDLLTEIAVAYYQDGATQEEISKKFGVSRAKIGRLLKQARDEGIVEITVKYHPVYSAKIEQRLIERFGVKRALIALDQPDEESQRMQVGGLVSNYLAQTLRGGTVVTVGQGRNVSAVAHHMGVIAPRDCKFVCGIGGIHPRGGRFNADHICRQLAKKYGGSSETLYAPAYAENRDQKMAFMQNATVKQTLDLARKADVAVVGVGDMSENSYMVDLGWFTTDEVVQSRLNQGVVGDFAGYDFFDIQGRAANTVMSDRVIGLGLEEFRRISEVIAIASENSKPMALLGALRTGVVDVVATSVSNALTVLNLDEQMLSLPDSPQQD from the coding sequence ATGAAGAATGACAACAACGAAACCAGCAATGACTTACTGACCGAAATTGCGGTGGCCTACTATCAAGACGGGGCGACACAAGAGGAGATATCGAAGAAGTTTGGTGTTTCTCGTGCAAAGATTGGCCGTTTACTTAAACAGGCTAGGGATGAAGGTATCGTTGAAATCACGGTTAAGTATCACCCGGTCTACAGTGCCAAGATTGAACAGCGACTCATTGAACGTTTTGGTGTTAAACGCGCACTGATTGCACTAGACCAACCGGATGAAGAGTCACAGCGCATGCAGGTGGGTGGCTTGGTATCTAACTATTTGGCTCAAACTCTTCGAGGTGGCACGGTTGTCACGGTAGGGCAAGGCCGAAATGTGTCGGCAGTTGCTCATCATATGGGGGTTATCGCGCCTCGTGATTGCAAATTTGTTTGTGGTATCGGTGGTATCCACCCGAGAGGAGGACGCTTCAACGCAGACCATATCTGTCGTCAATTAGCAAAAAAGTATGGCGGTAGTTCCGAGACGCTTTATGCGCCCGCTTATGCCGAAAACCGCGATCAGAAAATGGCCTTCATGCAGAACGCTACCGTCAAGCAGACACTGGACTTAGCGCGCAAAGCGGATGTCGCTGTGGTCGGTGTCGGTGACATGAGCGAAAATAGTTACATGGTGGATTTGGGCTGGTTTACGACGGACGAAGTGGTTCAGTCTCGTTTGAATCAGGGCGTTGTTGGTGATTTCGCTGGCTATGATTTTTTCGATATTCAAGGAAGAGCGGCCAACACTGTAATGAGTGACCGCGTAATCGGATTGGGGCTTGAAGAGTTTCGCCGGATTTCAGAAGTGATCGCGATTGCGTCTGAAAACAGTAAGCCAATGGCACTGCTTGGTGCGTTACGCACAGGTGTCGTCGATGTTGTTGCAACAAGCGTAAGCAACGCACTGACAGTGCTTAACCTTGACGAACAGATGCTAAGTCTGCCAGACAGCCCTCAACAGGATTAG
- the moeB gene encoding molybdopterin-synthase adenylyltransferase MoeB: MDILSDEEMLRYNRQIILKNFDFDGQEALKQSSILIIGAGGLGCAASQYLAAAGVGALTLVDDDVVELSNLQRQVLHHDASIGLKKVDSARQALLKLNPHLVVHTFDKRLSDDDLEAQIIKHTLVLDATDNVETRNQLNRLCYRHKIPLVCGAAIRMEGQISVFTYQDSAQPCYCCLSALFGETSLSCVEAGVMSPIVGIIGATQALEAIKVIANYGTPKVAKLMLFDGLTVSWREMGLPKSKQCPVCS, translated from the coding sequence TTGGATATTCTTTCTGATGAAGAGATGCTTCGCTACAACCGTCAAATTATTCTAAAAAACTTTGATTTTGACGGCCAAGAAGCGCTCAAGCAATCTTCTATCCTTATCATCGGTGCTGGCGGCCTCGGCTGTGCTGCCAGCCAATATCTTGCAGCAGCGGGCGTTGGCGCTTTGACCTTGGTAGATGATGATGTGGTCGAGCTATCGAACTTGCAGCGCCAAGTACTGCATCATGACGCTAGCATCGGACTGAAGAAAGTGGACTCAGCAAGGCAAGCGTTGTTGAAGCTCAACCCTCATCTCGTCGTTCACACCTTTGATAAGCGTTTGAGCGATGACGATCTTGAAGCGCAAATCATCAAACATACGCTTGTGCTAGACGCGACGGACAACGTGGAAACACGCAACCAACTTAATCGTCTGTGTTATCGACATAAAATCCCTTTGGTGTGCGGCGCGGCAATTCGTATGGAAGGACAAATTTCTGTCTTTACCTATCAAGACAGCGCTCAACCGTGCTATTGCTGTTTGAGCGCGTTGTTTGGAGAAACCAGCCTAAGCTGTGTTGAAGCAGGTGTGATGTCGCCTATTGTCGGGATCATTGGTGCAACCCAAGCACTGGAAGCCATCAAGGTCATTGCCAACTATGGGACACCGAAAGTCGCTAAGTTGATGCTATTTGATGGACTCACAGTAAGCTGGCGCGAGATGGGACTGCCTAAATCTAAACAATGCCCTGTTTGTAGCTGA
- a CDS encoding lactoylglutathione lyase family protein, protein MTSPNTNHTYPRTFSHIGISVPDLEAAVKFYTEVLGWYLIMPPTDVNEDDSAIGVMCTDVFGEGWNHFRIAHMSTGDRIGVELFQFDNQENPEDNFEYWKTGIFHFCVQDPDVEGLAEKIVAAGGKRRMKEPRYYYPGEKPYRMIYMEDPFGNILEIYSHSYELHYSSGAYTG, encoded by the coding sequence ATGACGTCACCCAATACCAACCACACTTATCCACGTACTTTTAGTCACATTGGAATATCGGTTCCCGATTTGGAAGCTGCCGTGAAGTTTTATACCGAGGTTTTGGGCTGGTACTTAATTATGCCCCCAACCGATGTCAACGAAGACGACTCTGCCATAGGCGTCATGTGTACCGATGTATTTGGCGAAGGGTGGAACCATTTTCGCATTGCACATATGTCGACGGGCGATCGCATAGGCGTCGAACTGTTTCAATTTGATAACCAGGAAAACCCAGAAGATAACTTTGAGTACTGGAAAACGGGTATTTTCCACTTCTGTGTACAAGACCCGGATGTGGAAGGGCTCGCTGAGAAAATTGTCGCTGCAGGTGGCAAGCGCCGCATGAAGGAGCCGCGCTATTACTATCCGGGGGAAAAACCGTATCGCATGATCTATATGGAAGACCCGTTTGGTAATATCCTTGAAATCTATTCGCACAGTTACGAGCTGCACTATTCGAGTGGTGCTTACACGGGCTGA